Proteins co-encoded in one Arachis hypogaea cultivar Tifrunner chromosome 13, arahy.Tifrunner.gnm2.J5K5, whole genome shotgun sequence genomic window:
- the LOC112733041 gene encoding beta-galactosidase 6 isoform X1, with amino-acid sequence MGSYWVHVCLFMTLLMVIIGVTIARGNNEDAEVTYDGRSLIIGGHRKILFSGSIHYPRSTPQMWPDLIAKAKEGGLDVIQTYVFWNIHEPQPGQYDFSGRYDLVRFIKEIEAQGLYVCLRIGPYIESEWTYGGFPFWLHDVPDIVYRTDNEPFKAYMQNFTTKIVSMMQSEGLYASQGGPIILSQIENEYQNIEHSFGEEGSRYVSWAADMAASLQTGVPWVMCKQTDAPDPLINACNGMRCGETFTGPNSPNKPALWTENWTSFYQVYGGKPYIRSAEDIAFHVTLFIARKNGSYVNYYMYHGGTNFGRSSSAYVITSYYDQAPLDEYGLLRQPKWGHLKEMHAAIKSCSTTLLQGMQRNFTLGELQEGYVFEEEEEEEGGCVAFLVNNDSVNKVTVQFQNRSYELPKKSISILPDCQNVTFNTATVNTNSNTRVINPVQTFSSADKWDQFQDVIPNFDDTCLISDSLLEHMNLTKDNTDYLWYTLRFEQNSPCSEAILHLKSAAHVAHAFVDDTYIGGDHGNHNDKSFILEVPVELNEGTHNISILSVMVGLPDSGAFLERRFAGLTTVEIRCSEESHDLTNATWGYQVGLLGEKLEIYEEQNSNSNEWCELGDNPSNQTLVWYKNVFDSPEGDEAVALNLESMGKGEAWVNGQSIGRYWVSFHDSNDQPSQTLYHVPRSFLKDSGNVLVLFEEGGGNPLRISLNTVSVSLSSS; translated from the exons ATGGGAAGCTACTGGGTTCATGTGTGTTTATTTATGACATTATTAATGGTCATAATAGGAGTCACAATTGCAAGAGGAAATAATGAAGATGCAGAGGTGACTTATGATGGAAGATCTCTTATCATTGGTGGCCATAGgaaaattctcttctctggcTCCATTCACTATCCCCGCAGCACTCCTCAG ATGTGGCCAGATTTGATAGCGAAAGCAAAAGAAGGAGGACTGGACGTTATTCAAACCTACGTATTTTGGAATATCCATGAACCCCAACCCGGCCAG TATGATTTCAGCGGCAGATACGATTTAGTGAGATTTATAAAGGAGATTGAAGCTCAAGGGCTATATGTGTGCCTTAGAATTGGACCTTACATCGAAAGTGAATGGACATACGG GGGATTCCCATTTTGGTTACATGATGTTCCTGACATTGTTTACCGAACCGACAATGAACCGTTCAAG GCGTACATGCAAAATTTTACGACGAAAATAGTGAGCATGATGCAATCAGAGGGCTTATATGCTTCTCAAGGAGGTCCAATTATATTATCGCAG ATTGAGAACGAATATCAAAACATAGAACATTCATTTGGAGAAGAAGGAAGCAGGTATGTTAGTTGGGCTGCTGATATGGCTGCCTCCCTCCAAACTGGCGTACCTTGGGTTATGTGCAAGCAAACCGATGCTCCTGATCCACTG ATTAATGCATGTAATGGAATGAGATGTGGCGAAACCTTTACTGGACCAAATTCCCCCAATAAGCCCGCACTCTGGACAGAAAATTGGACTTCTTT ctatcaagtttatggtggTAAGCCGTACATAAGGTCTGCAGAAGATATTGCATTCCATGTCACTCTTTTTATTGCAAGAAAAAATGGAAGCTATGTCAACTACTATATG TACCATGGAGGAACTAACTTTGGGAGATCAAGCTCAGCCTATGTTATAACATCTTATTATGATCAAGCTCCACTTGATGAATATG GTCTATTAAGACAACCCAAGTGGGGTCATCTTAAGGAGATGCATGCTGCAATTAAATCTTGTTCTACCACCTTACTGCAAGGGATGCAGAGGAATTTCACCTTAGGTGAACTGCAGGAG GGTtatgtttttgaagaagaagaagaagaagagggggGATGTGTTGCTTTCCTTGTAAATAATGACAGTGTGAATAAAGTTACTGTTCAATTCCAAAACAGATCATACGAATTGCCAAAAAAATCAATAAGTATCCTACCAGATTGTCAAAATGTGACTTTCAATACTGCAACT GTAAATACTAACAGCAACACAAGAGTAATAAATCCAGTACAAACCTTCAGCTCTGCTGACAAATGGGATCAATTTCAAGATGTCATCCCAAACTTTGATGACACTTGCTTAATATCAGACTCACTACTGGAGCATATGAACCTAACCAAAGACAATACGGATTACCTTTGGTATACTCTAAG GTTTGAACAAAATTCGCCTTGCAGTGAAGCAATACTTCATCTTAAGTCTGCTGCTCATGTTGCCCATGCTTTTGTGGACGATACATACATAG GAGGGGATCATGGAAATCACAATGACAAGTCTTTCATCTTAGAGGTCCCCGTTGAACTAAATGAAGGGACACATAATATTTCTATTCTCAGCGTTATGGTTGGACTCCCG GATTCAGGGGCATTTCTTGAAAGAAGGTTTGCTGGTTTAACCACAGTGGAAATTCGGTGTAGCGAAGAGTCCCATGACTTGACCAATGCTACATGGGGATATCAG GTAGGATTACTGGGGGAAAAGTTAGAAATATATGAAGAACAGAATAGCAATTCTAATGAATGGTGTGAACTAGGGGACAACCCTAGTAATCAGACACTCGTTTGGTACAAG AATGTATTTGATTCACCTGAGGGAGATGAGGCAGTTGCACTGAACCTCGAGTCAATGGGAAAAGGCGAAGCTTGGGTGAATGGACAAAGCATTGGTCGCTATTGGGTCTCATTCCATGATTCCAATGACCAACCTTCTCAAACACT GTACCACGTGCCGCGGTCGTTCCTTAAGGACAGCGGAAATGTTTTGGTTTTGTTTGAGGAGGGAGGTGGAAATCCTCTTCGTATCTCACTCAACACTGTTTCTGTTTCTCTTTCATCCTCATAG
- the LOC112733040 gene encoding protein ATAF2, with amino-acid sequence MKSELELPPGFRFHPTDEELVNHYLCKKCASQSIAVPIIKEIDLYKFDPWHLPEMALYGEKEWYFFSPRDRKYPNGSRPNRAAGSGYWKATGADKPIGKPKALAIKKALVFYAGKAPKGVKTNWIMHEYRLANVDRSAGNKKNNLRLDDWVLCRIYNKKGKIEKYNHLGAADHKSASSEEENERKPEVKERLHMDTSSDSVVSADVTWESREVQSEPKWNDLLDQVFDFQLGSFVDFSSAGDDPFAPQLSPWHQDTFITF; translated from the exons ATGAAGAGTGAATTGGAATTACCACCTGGATTCAGGTTCCACCCCACTGATGAGGAGCTTGTGAATCACTACTTGTGCAAGAAATGTGCTTCACAGTCAATTGCTGTTCCTATCATCAAGGAGATCGATTTGTACAAGTTTGATCCATGGCACCTTCCAG AGATGGCTCTATACGGCGAGAAAGAGTGGTATTTCTTCTCTCCTAGGGACCGCAAATATCCGAACGGATCACGCCCAAACCGGGCTGCGGGTTCAGGGTACTGGAAGGCCACAGGTGCTGATAAGCCCATTGGAAAGCCCAAGGCCCTGGCCATCAAGAAGGCACTGGTGTTTTACGCGGGGAAAGCCCCCAAGGGAGTGAAAACCAATTGGATCATGCATGAATATAGACTCGCTAATGTTGACAGATCCGCAGGCAACaagaaaaataacttaagg CTTGATGATTGGGTGCTATGCCGAATTTACAACAAGAAAGGAAAGATTGAGAAATACAACCATCTTGGAGCGGCGGATCACAAATCAGCATCGTCGGAGGAGGAGAATGAGAGGAAGCCGGAGGTGAAGGAGCGATTGCATATGGATACGTCGTCGGATTCGGTGGTATCGGCGGATGTGACGTGGGAGAGTAGGGAGGTGCAGAGCGAGCCAAAGTGGAATGACCTGCTTGACCAGGTCTTTGATTTCCAGTTAGGCAGTTTCGTTGATTTCTCATCGGCTGGAGATGACCCTTTTGCCCCCCAGCTCTCTCCTTGGCACCAGGACACGTTCATCACATTTTAA
- the LOC112733041 gene encoding beta-galactosidase 6 isoform X2 produces MNPNPASGRYDLVRFIKEIEAQGLYVCLRIGPYIESEWTYGGFPFWLHDVPDIVYRTDNEPFKAYMQNFTTKIVSMMQSEGLYASQGGPIILSQIENEYQNIEHSFGEEGSRYVSWAADMAASLQTGVPWVMCKQTDAPDPLINACNGMRCGETFTGPNSPNKPALWTENWTSFYQVYGGKPYIRSAEDIAFHVTLFIARKNGSYVNYYMYHGGTNFGRSSSAYVITSYYDQAPLDEYGLLRQPKWGHLKEMHAAIKSCSTTLLQGMQRNFTLGELQEGYVFEEEEEEEGGCVAFLVNNDSVNKVTVQFQNRSYELPKKSISILPDCQNVTFNTATVNTNSNTRVINPVQTFSSADKWDQFQDVIPNFDDTCLISDSLLEHMNLTKDNTDYLWYTLRFEQNSPCSEAILHLKSAAHVAHAFVDDTYIGGDHGNHNDKSFILEVPVELNEGTHNISILSVMVGLPDSGAFLERRFAGLTTVEIRCSEESHDLTNATWGYQVGLLGEKLEIYEEQNSNSNEWCELGDNPSNQTLVWYKNVFDSPEGDEAVALNLESMGKGEAWVNGQSIGRYWVSFHDSNDQPSQTLYHVPRSFLKDSGNVLVLFEEGGGNPLRISLNTVSVSLSSS; encoded by the exons ATGAACCCCAACCCGGCCAG CGGCAGATACGATTTAGTGAGATTTATAAAGGAGATTGAAGCTCAAGGGCTATATGTGTGCCTTAGAATTGGACCTTACATCGAAAGTGAATGGACATACGG GGGATTCCCATTTTGGTTACATGATGTTCCTGACATTGTTTACCGAACCGACAATGAACCGTTCAAG GCGTACATGCAAAATTTTACGACGAAAATAGTGAGCATGATGCAATCAGAGGGCTTATATGCTTCTCAAGGAGGTCCAATTATATTATCGCAG ATTGAGAACGAATATCAAAACATAGAACATTCATTTGGAGAAGAAGGAAGCAGGTATGTTAGTTGGGCTGCTGATATGGCTGCCTCCCTCCAAACTGGCGTACCTTGGGTTATGTGCAAGCAAACCGATGCTCCTGATCCACTG ATTAATGCATGTAATGGAATGAGATGTGGCGAAACCTTTACTGGACCAAATTCCCCCAATAAGCCCGCACTCTGGACAGAAAATTGGACTTCTTT ctatcaagtttatggtggTAAGCCGTACATAAGGTCTGCAGAAGATATTGCATTCCATGTCACTCTTTTTATTGCAAGAAAAAATGGAAGCTATGTCAACTACTATATG TACCATGGAGGAACTAACTTTGGGAGATCAAGCTCAGCCTATGTTATAACATCTTATTATGATCAAGCTCCACTTGATGAATATG GTCTATTAAGACAACCCAAGTGGGGTCATCTTAAGGAGATGCATGCTGCAATTAAATCTTGTTCTACCACCTTACTGCAAGGGATGCAGAGGAATTTCACCTTAGGTGAACTGCAGGAG GGTtatgtttttgaagaagaagaagaagaagagggggGATGTGTTGCTTTCCTTGTAAATAATGACAGTGTGAATAAAGTTACTGTTCAATTCCAAAACAGATCATACGAATTGCCAAAAAAATCAATAAGTATCCTACCAGATTGTCAAAATGTGACTTTCAATACTGCAACT GTAAATACTAACAGCAACACAAGAGTAATAAATCCAGTACAAACCTTCAGCTCTGCTGACAAATGGGATCAATTTCAAGATGTCATCCCAAACTTTGATGACACTTGCTTAATATCAGACTCACTACTGGAGCATATGAACCTAACCAAAGACAATACGGATTACCTTTGGTATACTCTAAG GTTTGAACAAAATTCGCCTTGCAGTGAAGCAATACTTCATCTTAAGTCTGCTGCTCATGTTGCCCATGCTTTTGTGGACGATACATACATAG GAGGGGATCATGGAAATCACAATGACAAGTCTTTCATCTTAGAGGTCCCCGTTGAACTAAATGAAGGGACACATAATATTTCTATTCTCAGCGTTATGGTTGGACTCCCG GATTCAGGGGCATTTCTTGAAAGAAGGTTTGCTGGTTTAACCACAGTGGAAATTCGGTGTAGCGAAGAGTCCCATGACTTGACCAATGCTACATGGGGATATCAG GTAGGATTACTGGGGGAAAAGTTAGAAATATATGAAGAACAGAATAGCAATTCTAATGAATGGTGTGAACTAGGGGACAACCCTAGTAATCAGACACTCGTTTGGTACAAG AATGTATTTGATTCACCTGAGGGAGATGAGGCAGTTGCACTGAACCTCGAGTCAATGGGAAAAGGCGAAGCTTGGGTGAATGGACAAAGCATTGGTCGCTATTGGGTCTCATTCCATGATTCCAATGACCAACCTTCTCAAACACT GTACCACGTGCCGCGGTCGTTCCTTAAGGACAGCGGAAATGTTTTGGTTTTGTTTGAGGAGGGAGGTGGAAATCCTCTTCGTATCTCACTCAACACTGTTTCTGTTTCTCTTTCATCCTCATAG